The DNA region AAGACAGCGTTATAGTTCATGGTGTAATCCCTCGCATTAGGGAAGTTGCAGAGAAAAACCGTCTTGAAATAGTCGACATGCATGCCGCGACTTCCGGAATGCGAGAACATTTCCCTGATAAACTGCATCCGGACAGGGTAGCATCTTTGGAGATGGCAAAATGTGCGTATGGGGCGATGACCGGAATTTCCAAAGAATTCCAGCTTCAGGATTTCCCCGGGGTCAAGACTAAATGGAGGGGTTATGATAAATATGATTTCGAGTTCAACGGGAGAAAGGCTAATATAGTAGCTCCTGCCAAGCCTCTTCCCGGTAAGCCTTGGATTTGGAGGCCTGCTTTTTTCGGGGCTTTTCCTGCTGTAGATATCGCAATGCTAGCATTGGGCTACCATGTAGTGCATTATGACTTGGCATTCCTTTATGGAAGCCCGAGATCTCAGGAACTCGGAACCCTGTTTTACAATGCCATGATTAAGTATTACGGCTTTTCGGAAAAAGTTGTCCTTGAAGGATTTAGTAGAGGCGGACTCTTTGCAGTCGATTGGGCGGCAGCAAATCCGGAGAAAGTATCGTGTATCTATCTTGATGCTCCGGTGTGCGATATTACGAGCTGGCCCAGTCGTGAAAGGACTGACTTATGGCAGGAGTTTCTGCAGGAGTGGAATATCAAGGAAGAGGATATGAAAAATTTCAAGGGTAATCCTATCGACAATCTGAAACCTTTGGCAAAATCGAAGATTCCGATTATAGCTGTAGCAGGAGATAGTGATAAAACTGTGCCTTATGATGAGAATCTTGAAATTTTGGCGGCACGTTATAAAAAACTTCGGGGAGAGATTGAGGTAATCGTCAAAGAAGGTTGCGATCATCATCCTCACAGTCTTGACGCACCAGCTCCTATTATTAAATTCATATTGAACCACTAAAAAATTGTTCCACGTTGAATACAAGCGGAATCTGGTTGGACACGACTGGATTCCGCTTATTTATAAATCAATATATTTCTGTTCTTTACGTGTTAAAACGTTCCCGGGAACGTTTGCGATGATTTATACTATAAAATGCTTGTGTGTTGATACTTATGAACATATATTTGTACGTGCTCAGTGAGTGCGAAAGACATAATATATAACCAACTATTAATAATTAAACCCAAAAATGACGTTGATTAGAATTACATGGAAAATGCTTGTTTTGCTCACAGTCTTAATCTTTGTCGGAACTCTGCATGCAGCGGATAAGACCGGACAGGATGAATGGCGATTCGCAAGCTATGGAAAAGCTGCTAAGGGATCCGTTACTATGGATTCCAACACTCTGACAATTAAGACAGAGAACACAAAAAATGCCTTCTTTGAATCTGATGAATACAGTTTTGCATATAAAGAACAGCCGTTTTTGCATGACGATTGTTCAAAGTCTGTGATAACGGTGAAAATTGACGATATTAAGAAAGGTTCTGCCGGTATTATGATGAGATCCACTGATAGGCAAAGTTCGGCGAATGTACATCTTGAAGCGACTGCTACCGGAGATTTATTCGTTTTTTTTAGACAGCAGGAAGGAGGTAGTACCTCTTACAGACGAGTGGGGTATATCGGTTTTCCTGTTGAGATAAGGCTTACGAGACAAGGGAATTCTTTTTTGAGTCATTATAAAAATGCCGCTGATGAGTGGGTTAAAGGCCCAGCTGTTTTTGTCGATCTTGGAGAAACGCATTTGTCCGGTTTTTATGCCTGTTCCGGAAATGACAATCAAATAGGCTACGATGTGGATTCTTCTCGTAAAATGCAGGTGACATTCAGGGACTGGACTATTGAATACAGCGATAATTTTATCCCTGCGGAAGATAATTTTGTCGACAAGGAGCCGATTACACCGAATACTCTTTTGAGAGAGAATTTTGCAGATGGTAGTTTATCCAATGTGCCTGCAAGTGTTGTGAATCCGGTATGGAACGGTATCAAATTTGCAGAATTGCCTTATGCGGAAGACGGCAGCAGATATTGGAGAAAACGTGGCGATGGTATATACTATTTGGGCGACAAGAAATGGGCTGATTATGAAGTTGCCGTCCGGTTCTCTTTTCCGGAGCCGGCTATGAGTACTTCCGAATTTTCAGTGCAGATGCGCTACCAGAATATAGCAATGTATTCAAAAATGCTGAAATATTACGGGGTAAGCCTGAAAAACGGTAATGAAATCACTCTGAATAAATACAAGTCGGGTGGGAATACTATAGAGCCGCTCCAAAAGGTGAAAGTAGATTCGTATGATGACGGAAGTATGCACGAACTTAGGATTCGTGTAATGGATAAGGATTACGAAGTCTTGTGGGATGGCGAAAGCGTCATAAAAGGATCAGATACCAAAGAACCTATAACCTATGGGAATATAGGTTTGAAATTCACGGACTGTGATATAAACTTATACCGTATAGAAGTGACTGAGATAAAAGATGAAATCAACGGAAATCTTGATAACTATCTGTTGGATTATTACGACACGAAAATCCCTGATTATATTATTAAACAATATTTGAAATAATGGAATTGAATAAAATATTTTTATCTGGATTGACCTTTCTATGGGTTTGTTCCGGCAACGGCTATTCTGCCGATAGGCAAGATGGTAAATTCGAACCTAAGTTGTTTCAGGTAACAACTGCAGAGACAAGACCGAATGATGCAGTACTTATCAGGGGTGAATATCTTGACAAGATAAAGTCGATAAAGGTTTTTACCCTCGACAATGGAAATGTCGGCAATGCCGAGCCTGCGTATGTCCCGCTCCCTGTAGAGGACAGGCTGCCCGATGCAAATGGTACCAACCTTCGTACCGGGCCGTTGGCATCCTATAAGGCTAAAACGGTGGACTTGCTGCAGCAAAAGGAGCAGTCTCTTAAGTTTATTGTGCCCGAGGATTTGAAGAACGGGGTTTTCAGTGTGGAAATGACGGATGTCAATAATGAAAAGGCTTATTTTTATCTGAACGTTCCGATTGTCCGTTGGGCTTTGAGCGAGGATGGTGAATGTGCGGTTGCCGGAGATTATCTCAGGGTTCAGGGAAAGAATCTTTTACGGGATAAGGACAAGGCGCATGCTGTACTTGTTCCGCTAAAAGGCGGAAAAAATGTAAGATGCAAGGTTACGGATTTTTTTGACGACTTTTCCGTAAGTGTTGATATTCCGGACAACACGCCATTAGGCACATATTATTTGTATTACCATAACGGAATGGGGGGAAAGACAGCATGGAGCGAACCTTTGCGGATAGATGTGGTGTCTAAATCTCCTGACTGGTGGGGTGTGAAAGTATTTAATGTGATGGACTACGGTGCCGTGGGCGATGGCGTCCATAATGAAACCGCAGCTTTCCGTGCAGCTCTTCATGCTGCCGGACAAAATGGTGGCGGTAAGGTATATGTGCCGAGAGGCAGATATATGCTTACGGGTGAGCTCATTCTTTCTCCAAACACATTGATTGAGGGAGAATCAAAGGAGCTGACTCATATTTTCTGGAATCCTCTCAATTGGGATTTGTATGAATTGCCTAACAGCCTTATTAGCGGAACTCATCATTTCGGTTTGAGAAACTTAGTAATGTGGTCTTCACGTGCGTGGGGAGTCATCATGTCTACGGGTCCCGTGGAAGAACAAGGGACGATATTGCTCGAAAATCTGATTGTGCGTCAGACAGGACAGCTCAGCGGTATGATATATCAGGTGAAGTCGAATAGGGATCAAGTAGAGGCGGAGTTTCACAGCAGATGGAGCAAAACAGGGATAATTCTTCGTGGCAAGAATCTTAAAGTAAGGAATTGCGTCTTCAATTCAGCCGGCATGTACACTTTCTATGCAGCGGGAGGATTTGTCCAAAATTGCCGTTTCGAGAGACATACCACAGGTACTAACCAACCATATATGCTGGTACATCCAAAAGGGTTGATATTCGAAGATTGTTATAAGCAGGGGGACGGTTTTGGGTATGCTTCAAGTATTGACGAAAGCAGGAACCTTTATGAAGCACGCAATTATATTCCGTTCGATTATACCAATGACCGCGAGTGTATGACTCTTGATGGCGGTAGCGGCGGATATTACGGACCTGTAAAATCCGTCGAGGGTAATATAATTACTATCCCAGAAGATGCGGAAACCAATCAATGGACTGAAAACCACTGGAATGGCGGAGGAGTCTATATTATTAACGGGACGGGAGCCGGGCAGTTCAGACGTATCCGCAGCCATACTCTGACAAAAATTGAGTTGGATCAGCCGTTTCTTGTACAACCGGATGCCACATCTGAAATAAGTGTTACCACCGTAAGGCATCATTTGTATTTCATCAATAATGAGGCAGTCGATGTAGGAGCTTATCAGTTGTATGGTTCTGTACAGAATTGTGTGATTTCCGGTATGACGATGACACGGTGTAACGGAATTGTAGGCAGAGGATCGCTGTTGTATCGGGGGAAACAGCCTGAGTGGTATATCGATATCGTCAATTGCCGTCTTAAGGAGGGTAATTACAGTCATTGGTTCGGTATTGATGACAGAGGGCATTCCGGTCACCAAAGTATAAATCTAATCGGCAGCGGAGGAACCGGTATGAGCATAGGCACTGTTATCAGGAGGAATGTACTTAGTGAATATAGTTATATCCGTACTTCCCCGGGAGCCAATCCGGATGCGGTAACGGACGTTATAATCGAAGACAACTCGTTTGATATCGCAAAGAATGCCATATTGTTGGGTGGAAATGCCACTAATACGTCTGGTGTTCTGATTCATAACAACAGATACAATGAGGTAGACAAAAGATTGGAAACCAATGTTAATAAAGATAGTTACCTTGTCATCGATGACAACCTATGAGGATATTTTTCCGATGCGGACGACCTTTGAGGATAACAAAGTTTCTAATCAGGGTCCGATAATACGAAAACGATTATGATAACAAAGAATATAGCGAAAAACAGAACTTTTACAAATGTAGTATTGAATGCGGACTATGTGGTAGCTGGAGGTGGACTTACGGGGGTGTGCAGTGCAATTGCCGCCGCCCGTGAAGGACTTCGGGTTGTCCTTATACAGGATCGTCCCGTACTTGGAGGCAATGCTTCCAGTGAAGTTCGCCTCTGGGCATTAGGTGCCACTTCACACATGGGTAACAACAACCGGTGGTCACGTGAAGGAGGCATCATTGATGAAATCCTTGTAGAAAATGTATACCGCAATAAGGAGGGGAATCCTGTGCTTTTTGACATGGTGCTGATGGATAAGGTATTGACAGAAAAAAATATCACCTTGCTTCTTAACACAACCTTGTATAAGGTTGATAAGAGCAATGATCGGAACATATCTTCTGTTACGGCTATAAATTCGCAGAACGGGACAGAATACTCTATTTCAGGACAGATATTTGCAGACTGTACCGGAGATGGTACGTTAGGTTATCTTACCGGGGCATCATTCAGAATGGGGGCGGAAGACAGAACTGTGTATGGTGAAGAATTTGCACCGGACAAGCAAGAGTATGGAGAATTGCTCGGGCACAGCATATTGTTCTATATTAAAGACATTGGCAAGCCGGTGGAATATACCGCTCCAAACTTTGCGTTAAAGGATGTCGAAACATTGATACCGAAGTTACAGAATCCAAATTATTTCAATGTAAATCAATTGGGCTGTAAATATTGGTGGCTTGAGTATGGCGGACGCCTCGATACTATTCTGGACACGGAGGAAATCAAATACGAATTATGGAAAGTTGTCTATGGTGTCTGGGATTATATAAAGAATTCAGGGAAATTTCCTCAGGCAAAGACCCTGACGCTTGAATGGGTGGGACTTTTCCCGGGTAAACGTGAAAGCCGCAGGTTCAACGGTCTTTATACTCTGACGCAGCAGGATATTATCAACCAGTCAACCCACTATGATGCGGTGGCATATGGTGGATGGGCAATTGATCTTCATCCTGCGGATGGTGTGTATGCTGGAGGAAATGGCTGTCATCAGTGGCACAGCAAAGGTGTCTATCAGATTCCTTACCGTTGCTATGTAACTCCGGACCTTGATAACCTTTTCGTGGGTGGGCGCATCATTTCCTCAAGCCACGTGGCAAACGGTACTACTCGAGTCATGTGTACGTCGGCTCTCGGTGGAGAAGTCATTGGACGTGCCGCGTCAATTTGTCTTTCAAAGGGATATAAGCCGATAGACCTTGTTGATAGGGACAGGATAGGTTTGTTGCAATCACTCCTTGTTAAAAACGGAAACTTTATACCGGGTATTGCTGTGGCGGTTGAGGACAATCTTGCCGACTCTGCGGAAATATCGGTGTCATCCGTGCTTGAACTTGACGATTTGCCAGCCGACGGTACCTGGTTTGGATTAGACTATCCTATTGCTCAACTCATACCGGTGAATGGTAAAGTGCCGGTGGTCAGGATGAATGTAAAGGCAGATAATGCAACAAGGCTTGTTATGGAATTGAGAAGTTCATCCAAGAGTGAGAACTACACTCCGGATACTATTGATGCAGTTCTGGAATTCGATTTGAAAAAAGATGAGAATGAGATTGTTGCAGACTTTTCCTATTCATACGCGACTCCGCGTTATGCTTTTATCTGCCTGATGAAAAATCCTGAGATTTCAGTGCCGATGAGCGGGCGGTTAGTCACAGGATTGACTGCCGTGTATAACTACATAAACCCTGCCGTGTCGAATTTCGGAAAGCAGGTTCCACCTGAAGGAATAGGGGTGGAGGAATTTGAATTCTGGTGTCCGAAACGCCGTCCGGAGAGCAAGAATATAGCGATGTCGTTTGCCCCGCCTCTTGCGTCTTTCAGCTCGGAAAATTTAAGGAATTCTTATTACCGTCCGTATATAGGTACTAATGCCTGGGTAGCAGCTTTCGATGATGCAAGACCTGAAGTATGTTTCAAGTGGGATGGGAGGAAACAAATTAAAACCATTATCTTGTACTTCGATACCGATACGGATCAGGCAATGGAGACCGTCCAGATGGGGCATTTCGATGCCTGTGTCCCGACTTGCTACAGGGAGTACATAGTCCGGGATTCAGAGGGCAAGGAACTTTATCATATTACAGGCAATCATCAGACACTCAATGTGCTTGAACTTGATCAGCCGGTGACGACCGACGCCATTTATGTCAACTTTGTCCGTCCTTGTGGTGATGTCTGTCCGGGGCTTATGGGAGTGTATGTGTGTTAAGGTAACATTGATAATAAATAAACTGAAATGAATATACTTGATTGCATAACCATTATCCTATTTTCGATAGGAGTGTTGATTACAGGAGTGTCTTTTTCCAAGACAGGAAAGGATATGAAAAGTTTTTTCTCAGGTGGCGGCAACGTACCGTGGGGAATGAGTGGACTTTCATTGTTCATGGGATTTTTCTCGGCAGGAACTTTCGTCGTGTGGGGGTCGATAGCCTATTCGTATGGAATGGTATCAATCATTATCCAGCTTACAATGGCTGTTGCCGGGTATGCCGTAGGCACATGGATTGCTCCCCGATGGCATCGTACCCGCAGTCTCACGGCTGCCGAATACATAACGGGCCGTCTTGGTGTCAAGACACAGAAGACATATACCTATATTTTTTTGGCTGTGTCGGTTTTTACTACGGGTTCGTTTCTTTATCCCGTAGCTAAAATAGTCGAAGTTACTACGGGTATTCCTCTGACCACAGCTATCTTCGCTTTAGGGGCATTCAGCATGGTTTATGTTGCTCTCGGAGGTTTGCGAGGAGTGGTTGTGACTGATGTCCTTCAGTTCGTAATTCTTTTTGCGGCAGTGGTGATAGCTGTTCCGCTTGCTTTCGACAAGATTGGTGGAGTCGGTACATTTTTCGAAAAGGTTCCGGAAGGATTTTTCGAACTCTTTGAAGGTGAGTACACTCCCGGGTTCGTGATAGCCTTTGCTGTCTATAATATGTTTTTCCTCGGAGGCAACTGGGCTTATGTTCAGAGGTATACTTCAGTAAAGACGGAAAGGGATTCACGGAAAACAGGTTGGCTTTTCGGTGTGCTCTACACAATCAGTCCGATTCTGTGGATGTTGATACCCATGATTTACCGAGTCTATAATCCGTCATTGTCAGGTCTTGAAAACGAAGGGGCATATCTTCTGATGTGCAAGGAAGCCATGCCCGACGGATTGCTTGGTCTGATGCTCGGAGGAATGATTTTCGCAACAGCGAGTTCTCTCAATGCCACTCTGAACATATCGGCAGGTGTGGTTACCAACGACATATTCAAGAGAATGCGTCCTGATGCTTCTGAAAAGACATTAATGAACGTGGCGAGGATTTCCACATGGGGATTCGGAATAATGGCTATTATTGTAGCGCTTCTGATACGCTCTATGGGAGGCATTGTACACGTTGTAATCAGCGTGGCGGCATTGACGGGAGTTCCGGTTTACCTTCCTGTGATATGGTCTTTGTTCTCAAAGCGGCAAACTGCGCGCACGATACTCTCAGCGACATTTATAAGCCTTGCCATCAACTTGATATTCAAGTTTGTGACTCCGCATTTCGGCTTGGCTCTTGATAGGACATGGGAAATGATAGTCGGTACCGCGGTTCCTGTAATACTGCTTACCGGGATTGAGGTGGTGCTGAAGGCAAAAGAATTCATAGCTCCGGAATATATGGCCTATATTTCAGGACGGAATGTAAGGATGCATCAGGAAGACGCAGGCGATACTGAAGAGTCTAAACGGACTAACAGGTTTACACAGAAAGTGTTGGGCATTGGTCTCGGACTGTCCGGTGTGCTTATTACAGTTCTCGGTTTCATTGCGGAGGAAAACATTGTCGTACCTGTCGCTGTTGGGTTAGTTGTGGCATTGATAGGAATCTATTTGCTTATTTTATCATTGCGCCGTCCGCTTTAGAAGCCTTTTAGTTTTTCTTCCTACTGATAACGTGGGCTCGATATAAGAATTAAATTAATTCGATTGAATAATAGGGACATAGCGATAAAAGTCTTAAGTTTATAATAGCAAATTATAACCTTTGAACGATTATCGCTATGTTCGCAGAGCCTAAAGTTATGATTCAAGCTGCATCTGATTATCACCGGTTAAATAAACTCCCCGTTTTCGTTGATCTTTACTTTCACTTCCTTTTCTCCTTGCTCCAATTCTATCCAGTAGTAGTTTCCGGTAGGAGTTTCAACATATTCGGTATCATCCACTGCATAGCCGCTATATTGTGAGGCATTAATGGCTTCTGTCACTTTAATCGGGAGTACATATACATCCCATGAGGTTGAAATCCATTCATAGCTTGTGTTGAACAATACTTCTTTGCTTCGGTTTTCATGTATGATGTCCACTTCAATCATTCCTTTCTCCTGTTCAATCTCAACAATGCGGGCATTGGGATAATTCTTCTGTATGAATTCCGTTACGGCAGTAACCGTACCCGACGGGGCATCCGGTAGCAATGATTCGTTATTGCCATCACCGTCATCATTCACGGCTTTAATGAGGATACCGTCTGCTGAATAATGCAGATCCATATCTACGTCCTGTGCCGATTCCACTTCTATGATGTAGATGATCTCTTTTTCAGTTCCGGCACGTTCAATGCGCTCCACTTCATTATCTCTCTTCCAGGAAGCGTATTCACTGCTTTCGAAAGAAGTCTTTATTGCTTGCGGAATATCGCTATATGGCATTTCTGTTTCAGTCATGTACCATGAGCCGTCTGCCATATACCAGGCTTCCGTCTTATAACCGTTGTCGCTCTTGTTGTTGAATTCCGCTTTGTAGAATTGTCCTTGTGAGACGGTTTTTGTTTCCCAACTCAGGTTAGCGGCGTTGGAAAAACTGTTGTCGAATGCACTGCGTACGGCTTCGGGTACTTTGGAGTTTGGAAGATCGTCATCATCATCGCTACAACTTTGCAGGCCTAACATGCCCATCGCCAATAAGGCTAAATACATTTTCAGTTTCATAGTTACTTATTTTTTTAGAGTTTACTAATATTATTGTTTTCTTTGACTATTGCTGATTATGTTGCAAAGATGGCGGGCAATTCTGGAAGAAATTGGGAATTTGACTCCAAAAGTGGATAATAAATTCTATATTTGCGATTTTAACATTAAAAAGAGCAGATTACTGAATGAACTTATACTAATATGGTACAGGAATTGGAAAAACGCACCCGTATTGACGTAGCCGATGTGCTGCGCGGACTCGCCGTTATGGGCATCATTGTATTACACTCCATTGAACACTTTAATTTCTATTCATTTCCCGATACGAGCACTCAGAGTGCGTGGCTTAACTTTTCAGATAAAGCCATTTGGGACGGACTCTTTTTCATGTTCGGAGGAAAGGCTTATGCTGTGTTTGCCCTGCTTTTTGGGTTTAGTTTCTTTATTCAGGATAATAATCAGCGTATGCGTGGCAATGATTTTCGTTTGCGTTTCTGCTGGCGATTGATATTATTATTCATTCTTGGTAATATAAATGCGGCCTTTTTCACGGCTGAAGTATTGGTGCTCTATTCTTTAGTCGGATTCATTTTACCACTTACCTGTCGGCTAAAAGATAAATGGCTGTTTATTCTGGCATGTGTGCTTCTGATACAGCCATTACCACTTTATTATGTGATACATGCTTGTGTAGACCCTTCTTTTGTGACTCCCTCTATTCCGACTGGTAGCTACTGGGGAGCTGCTTTCCAGGTGCAGAGCCACGGTACATTTCTTGAAACCCTGCGTGTGAATTTGTGGGAAGGGCAGATTGCCAGTCTTGCATGGGCTTGGGACCATGGACGTGTGTTTCAGACTGCCGCTCTTTTCCTGTTTGGTTTGTTGATAGGACGTCGGGAGCTTTTCCTGAAGGAGAATCTGAAGTTTTGGAATAAGGTACTTTGTGGTGCTCTTATCGCTTTCTTCCCTCTGTATGGATTGGGCAATATGTTGCCGGACTTCATTGCTAATAAGTCTATTCTTACCCCCTTGTTACTTATCATAACTTCCCTGTCCAAGTTTGCATTTATGCTGATATTGGTGTCGGGTGTTATCTTTGCTTTCTATCGGACAAACCTACACGACTGGTTGATGAAGATTACTCCTTACGGTAAGATGAGCCTTACAAATTATATTACTCAGAGCATTATTGGTTCGTTGTTGTTCTATAATTGGGGACTTGCGCTTCACTCTCAGTTGGGCATAACAGCCAGCTTCCTGGTAGGGGTAGTGCTCTTCATCGTGCAGCTCGCTTTCTGCCGGTGGTGGATGAGCCGTCATGCGCACGGGCCGCTGGAATATTTGTGGAAGCGGGCGACTTGGTTGAAATAAAGTATCATTCTACACCCGCTATTTTTGAGAAAATGTTCTTTCCGTTCTTTCAGAACTCTCTGGATTCCCTGTTCATCGGCATTACGGCTGAAACCTCCAACCTTATAGTTGCTTCAGGTATCTTTCAGCTGAAACACCGATGAACAGGGGGATCGGGAAAAACTGAAAGACTGCAGGAGGAAAAAGAACACTTAATGTATTGAATAATATCTGAAAACAAGTAATGTTGTGATCCGGAACAAGTAATGTTGAGAATGATTACATTGCTTGTTCTTATCCACAACAAGCAATGTAATTTCAGGCAAGTCCGATTCCGTTGACTTTAACGTCTATATATCGGTGGCGTTGGATATATAGATACTGCATATCCGATATATAGATGCGACACGTCCGATATACAGATGCGACACGTCCGATATATAGATGTGGCATGTCCGATATATTGACTTTTATTCCTTTCCATATCATAATGCTGGGTTATTATAGATATTTCTCCCACAGATAGCGGAGCGGACTGAGTAGACGTGCAGTTACGCTCCGTTCATCCGTCATGACCTCTGCTGTACCGGATAGTTCTCCCTTAAAGTCCAGCTGCTTGCCGTATGAGGTGCGTAAGTTTTGTGGCAAACTTACCGTGGCAGTATACATATTGTCTTCGCTCGCTAACAGTGAAACGGACAATATTTCCCCGGTGAGGAAGCCAAATTCCATGTATGGATACCCTGTCACACTGATATTAACTCTTTGCCCGGGGCATACTTTGC from Bacteroides sp. MSB163 includes:
- a CDS encoding PepSY-like domain-containing protein, with product MKLKMYLALLAMGMLGLQSCSDDDDDLPNSKVPEAVRSAFDNSFSNAANLSWETKTVSQGQFYKAEFNNKSDNGYKTEAWYMADGSWYMTETEMPYSDIPQAIKTSFESSEYASWKRDNEVERIERAGTEKEIIYIIEVESAQDVDMDLHYSADGILIKAVNDDGDGNNESLLPDAPSGTVTAVTEFIQKNYPNARIVEIEQEKGMIEVDIIHENRSKEVLFNTSYEWISTSWDVYVLPIKVTEAINASQYSGYAVDDTEYVETPTGNYYWIELEQGEKEVKVKINENGEFI
- a CDS encoding sodium:solute symporter family protein, translated to MNILDCITIILFSIGVLITGVSFSKTGKDMKSFFSGGGNVPWGMSGLSLFMGFFSAGTFVVWGSIAYSYGMVSIIIQLTMAVAGYAVGTWIAPRWHRTRSLTAAEYITGRLGVKTQKTYTYIFLAVSVFTTGSFLYPVAKIVEVTTGIPLTTAIFALGAFSMVYVALGGLRGVVVTDVLQFVILFAAVVIAVPLAFDKIGGVGTFFEKVPEGFFELFEGEYTPGFVIAFAVYNMFFLGGNWAYVQRYTSVKTERDSRKTGWLFGVLYTISPILWMLIPMIYRVYNPSLSGLENEGAYLLMCKEAMPDGLLGLMLGGMIFATASSLNATLNISAGVVTNDIFKRMRPDASEKTLMNVARISTWGFGIMAIIVALLIRSMGGIVHVVISVAALTGVPVYLPVIWSLFSKRQTARTILSATFISLAINLIFKFVTPHFGLALDRTWEMIVGTAVPVILLTGIEVVLKAKEFIAPEYMAYISGRNVRMHQEDAGDTEESKRTNRFTQKVLGIGLGLSGVLITVLGFIAEENIVVPVAVGLVVALIGIYLLILSLRRPL
- a CDS encoding GDSL-type esterase/lipase family protein; the protein is MIRTLLLAVWLMFMLAPASLAVEKEKIKVACIGNSITFGAGLSNQARDSYPAVLGQMLGSGYDVRNFGVSGTTVLSSGDSPYINTRVYKQVFDFQPDIVFVKFGTNDSKGGNWKHKDEFKGDMQAMIDVFSGMDSKPKIYLCLPATCYIEKGSIKDSVIVHGVIPRIREVAEKNRLEIVDMHAATSGMREHFPDKLHPDRVASLEMAKCAYGAMTGISKEFQLQDFPGVKTKWRGYDKYDFEFNGRKANIVAPAKPLPGKPWIWRPAFFGAFPAVDIAMLALGYHVVHYDLAFLYGSPRSQELGTLFYNAMIKYYGFSEKVVLEGFSRGGLFAVDWAAANPEKVSCIYLDAPVCDITSWPSRERTDLWQEFLQEWNIKEEDMKNFKGNPIDNLKPLAKSKIPIIAVAGDSDKTVPYDENLEILAARYKKLRGEIEVIVKEGCDHHPHSLDAPAPIIKFILNH
- a CDS encoding FAD-dependent oxidoreductase; the encoded protein is MITKNIAKNRTFTNVVLNADYVVAGGGLTGVCSAIAAAREGLRVVLIQDRPVLGGNASSEVRLWALGATSHMGNNNRWSREGGIIDEILVENVYRNKEGNPVLFDMVLMDKVLTEKNITLLLNTTLYKVDKSNDRNISSVTAINSQNGTEYSISGQIFADCTGDGTLGYLTGASFRMGAEDRTVYGEEFAPDKQEYGELLGHSILFYIKDIGKPVEYTAPNFALKDVETLIPKLQNPNYFNVNQLGCKYWWLEYGGRLDTILDTEEIKYELWKVVYGVWDYIKNSGKFPQAKTLTLEWVGLFPGKRESRRFNGLYTLTQQDIINQSTHYDAVAYGGWAIDLHPADGVYAGGNGCHQWHSKGVYQIPYRCYVTPDLDNLFVGGRIISSSHVANGTTRVMCTSALGGEVIGRAASICLSKGYKPIDLVDRDRIGLLQSLLVKNGNFIPGIAVAVEDNLADSAEISVSSVLELDDLPADGTWFGLDYPIAQLIPVNGKVPVVRMNVKADNATRLVMELRSSSKSENYTPDTIDAVLEFDLKKDENEIVADFSYSYATPRYAFICLMKNPEISVPMSGRLVTGLTAVYNYINPAVSNFGKQVPPEGIGVEEFEFWCPKRRPESKNIAMSFAPPLASFSSENLRNSYYRPYIGTNAWVAAFDDARPEVCFKWDGRKQIKTIILYFDTDTDQAMETVQMGHFDACVPTCYREYIVRDSEGKELYHITGNHQTLNVLELDQPVTTDAIYVNFVRPCGDVCPGLMGVYVC
- a CDS encoding glycosyl hydrolase family 28-related protein, translating into MELNKIFLSGLTFLWVCSGNGYSADRQDGKFEPKLFQVTTAETRPNDAVLIRGEYLDKIKSIKVFTLDNGNVGNAEPAYVPLPVEDRLPDANGTNLRTGPLASYKAKTVDLLQQKEQSLKFIVPEDLKNGVFSVEMTDVNNEKAYFYLNVPIVRWALSEDGECAVAGDYLRVQGKNLLRDKDKAHAVLVPLKGGKNVRCKVTDFFDDFSVSVDIPDNTPLGTYYLYYHNGMGGKTAWSEPLRIDVVSKSPDWWGVKVFNVMDYGAVGDGVHNETAAFRAALHAAGQNGGGKVYVPRGRYMLTGELILSPNTLIEGESKELTHIFWNPLNWDLYELPNSLISGTHHFGLRNLVMWSSRAWGVIMSTGPVEEQGTILLENLIVRQTGQLSGMIYQVKSNRDQVEAEFHSRWSKTGIILRGKNLKVRNCVFNSAGMYTFYAAGGFVQNCRFERHTTGTNQPYMLVHPKGLIFEDCYKQGDGFGYASSIDESRNLYEARNYIPFDYTNDRECMTLDGGSGGYYGPVKSVEGNIITIPEDAETNQWTENHWNGGGVYIINGTGAGQFRRIRSHTLTKIELDQPFLVQPDATSEISVTTVRHHLYFINNEAVDVGAYQLYGSVQNCVISGMTMTRCNGIVGRGSLLYRGKQPEWYIDIVNCRLKEGNYSHWFGIDDRGHSGHQSINLIGSGGTGMSIGTVIRRNVLSEYSYIRTSPGANPDAVTDVIIEDNSFDIAKNAILLGGNATNTSGVLIHNNRYNEVDKRLETNVNKDSYLVIDDNL
- a CDS encoding DUF418 domain-containing protein; translated protein: MVQELEKRTRIDVADVLRGLAVMGIIVLHSIEHFNFYSFPDTSTQSAWLNFSDKAIWDGLFFMFGGKAYAVFALLFGFSFFIQDNNQRMRGNDFRLRFCWRLILLFILGNINAAFFTAEVLVLYSLVGFILPLTCRLKDKWLFILACVLLIQPLPLYYVIHACVDPSFVTPSIPTGSYWGAAFQVQSHGTFLETLRVNLWEGQIASLAWAWDHGRVFQTAALFLFGLLIGRRELFLKENLKFWNKVLCGALIAFFPLYGLGNMLPDFIANKSILTPLLLIITSLSKFAFMLILVSGVIFAFYRTNLHDWLMKITPYGKMSLTNYITQSIIGSLLFYNWGLALHSQLGITASFLVGVVLFIVQLAFCRWWMSRHAHGPLEYLWKRATWLK